The Streptomyces sp. NBC_00691 genome has a segment encoding these proteins:
- a CDS encoding helix-turn-helix domain-containing protein — protein sequence MVEQQGFEDDQEYRGGGGGGDESGSGILHLFGQQLKLCRVRAGVERAELGARTGYSASTIASFEQGRRIPPPRFIDQADEVLDAGGVLRAGKKEVARAQYPAFFRDAARLEMEAAEIHVYDNHVVNGLLQTEEYTRALLAMRRPLLNEDIIEQRVTARMTRQEIFNRQPSPLLSFVMEEPVLRRPLGGKSVQRGQLEQILLVAHRRNVELQVMPLDRQDNAGVDGPFTLMTQRGGDQFGYMEAQGRSTLVTDREEVRSLAARYGIIRAQALTPWESLAFIEKLLGEV from the coding sequence GTGGTGGAGCAGCAGGGGTTCGAGGACGACCAGGAGTACAGGGGTGGGGGCGGGGGCGGGGATGAGTCAGGCTCGGGGATCCTGCACCTCTTCGGGCAGCAGTTGAAGCTGTGCCGGGTGAGGGCGGGGGTTGAGCGGGCGGAGCTGGGGGCGCGGACGGGGTACTCGGCGTCGACGATCGCGTCATTCGAGCAGGGGAGGCGGATTCCGCCGCCGAGGTTCATCGACCAGGCGGATGAGGTGCTGGACGCGGGTGGGGTGCTGAGGGCGGGGAAGAAGGAGGTGGCGCGGGCGCAGTATCCGGCGTTCTTTCGGGATGCGGCGCGGTTGGAGATGGAGGCCGCTGAGATTCACGTGTACGACAACCACGTGGTCAACGGCCTGTTGCAGACAGAGGAGTACACCCGGGCTCTGCTGGCCATGCGCCGCCCACTGCTGAACGAGGACATCATCGAGCAGCGCGTTACGGCACGGATGACTCGCCAAGAGATCTTCAATCGACAGCCTTCCCCGCTGCTCAGCTTCGTCATGGAAGAGCCCGTCCTGCGGCGCCCGCTCGGCGGCAAGTCGGTGCAGCGAGGCCAGCTCGAGCAGATCCTGCTGGTCGCGCACCGGCGCAACGTCGAGCTCCAGGTCATGCCGCTCGACCGACAGGACAACGCCGGCGTGGACGGCCCTTTCACGCTGATGACCCAACGCGGCGGCGATCAATTCGGATACATGGAGGCCCAGGGGCGGAGCACGCTGGTAACGGACCGAGAGGAGGTCCGCTCACTCGCGGCACGCTATGGGATCATCCGAGCGCAGGCTCTCACCCCATGGGAGTCTCTGGCCTTCATCGAGAAGCTGCTGGGAGAAGTATGA
- a CDS encoding ATP-binding protein, whose protein sequence is MNQAITPPVVEQQHPTTTHEFTMQFTSTPRGARLARRLVSQRLDDWGHPYTSTPNETLTLIAAELTANAVRHGHVPGRDFRLRLLLVATTLRIEVTDTRTERQLNTDLTHAPSPTEESGRGLYLVRHLADRLGWFPRAGAPGKTVWAELDLLEVPPTASP, encoded by the coding sequence ATGAACCAGGCAATTACTCCTCCCGTGGTGGAACAACAACACCCGACCACCACCCACGAGTTCACGATGCAGTTCACCTCCACCCCACGTGGAGCCCGTCTCGCCCGTCGGCTCGTCTCCCAGCGGCTCGACGACTGGGGCCACCCCTATACCTCCACCCCCAACGAGACCCTCACCCTCATTGCTGCCGAACTCACCGCCAACGCGGTCCGTCACGGCCACGTCCCCGGCCGGGACTTCCGCCTCCGCCTGCTCCTCGTCGCCACAACCCTCCGCATCGAGGTCACCGACACCCGTACGGAGAGGCAGCTCAACACCGACCTCACGCACGCGCCATCACCCACCGAGGAATCGGGCCGTGGCCTCTACCTCGTTCGCCACCTGGCCGACCGCCTCGGCTGGTTCCCCCGCGCAGGCGCACCCGGGAAGACCGTCTGGGCCGAACTCGACCTCCTGGAAGTACCACCCACCGCATCCCCGTAA
- a CDS encoding AAA family ATPase: MKIKRVRIENFCCLHKVDIAFDEITSFIGPTGVGKSTVLRALDWFFNGEKSVALTTDDIHSAVAGAGGERISVEVEFDGLTDFDREALGRYAPDDAITVSIWRTWDDGEDKITGRALAYAPFDEIRSVTGGAMAKRRAYNALRESTPSLGLPPAGSEKAVNEAMLAWERAHRDQLTEAEVEDTHFFGFAGQSKLAQLIDFVFVSADLRAYEEADDQKASAIARILDHAVDRTEADAQLGEIEENAQLARQAVHDNVYGPALKDISDALSAEVAKLTTGRQVIVTPTVRAPRPAKTAFQVSIRDGGAETSVYRQGHGFQRALIIAALKYLADRRRPEGGTRTLCLAVEEPELFQHPPQARTFAKVLRELVTSSAEGRTQVTYATHSPVFIDPAGYHQVRRLTRDAGAEHPVTRVRQVTEDELCRSLEGLVKEEAVRRRTGVAMAGSLAEAFFAHAAVLGEGTTDGALLDGCAERNGINLGAEGITYVDVTGRDNLLLSHAILSAMGVPCHVVFDGDAGMEERKRESVRHFDDEKRAEKEAAFEQQARKISGSNADLLGYLGESRSPWPETGSAGTYTVFADNLETYLGESWPSWGERQQQLIATGEGVSDKNAATYREAARTAAAEPPYVLQAMLENVRGMVR, encoded by the coding sequence GTGAAGATCAAGCGCGTACGCATCGAGAACTTCTGCTGCCTGCACAAGGTGGACATCGCCTTCGACGAGATCACCTCGTTCATCGGCCCGACCGGCGTCGGCAAGTCCACCGTGCTCCGCGCACTCGATTGGTTCTTCAACGGTGAAAAGTCGGTGGCCCTCACCACCGACGACATCCACTCGGCGGTGGCCGGTGCCGGCGGCGAGCGCATCTCCGTCGAGGTCGAGTTCGACGGACTGACCGACTTCGACCGCGAGGCCCTCGGCCGGTACGCCCCCGACGACGCCATCACTGTCAGCATCTGGCGTACCTGGGACGATGGTGAGGACAAGATCACCGGCAGGGCTCTCGCGTACGCGCCCTTCGACGAGATCCGGAGCGTGACCGGCGGCGCGATGGCGAAGCGCAGGGCGTACAACGCCCTCCGGGAGAGCACCCCGAGTCTCGGGCTTCCTCCCGCCGGCAGTGAGAAGGCCGTGAACGAGGCCATGCTCGCCTGGGAGCGGGCGCACCGGGACCAGCTCACCGAGGCGGAGGTCGAGGACACCCACTTCTTCGGGTTCGCCGGGCAGAGCAAGCTCGCTCAGCTGATCGACTTCGTCTTCGTCTCCGCCGACCTGCGCGCCTACGAGGAGGCCGACGACCAGAAGGCCTCCGCCATCGCCCGCATCCTCGACCACGCCGTGGACCGCACCGAGGCCGACGCCCAGCTCGGTGAGATCGAGGAGAACGCCCAGCTCGCCCGCCAGGCGGTCCACGACAACGTCTACGGACCCGCTCTGAAGGACATCTCCGACGCGCTCTCCGCCGAGGTCGCGAAGCTCACCACCGGGCGCCAGGTCATAGTCACCCCGACCGTACGGGCGCCGAGGCCGGCCAAGACGGCGTTCCAGGTGAGCATCAGGGACGGGGGTGCCGAGACGTCCGTGTACCGCCAGGGGCACGGCTTCCAGCGGGCGCTGATCATCGCCGCGCTGAAGTACCTGGCCGACCGCAGGCGGCCGGAGGGCGGGACCCGGACGTTGTGCCTGGCGGTCGAGGAGCCGGAGCTGTTCCAGCATCCGCCGCAGGCGCGGACGTTCGCGAAGGTGTTGCGCGAGCTGGTGACCTCGTCCGCCGAGGGGCGTACGCAGGTGACGTACGCGACGCACAGTCCGGTCTTCATCGACCCGGCCGGCTACCACCAGGTCCGGCGGCTCACTCGCGACGCCGGAGCCGAGCACCCGGTCACCCGGGTGAGGCAGGTGACGGAGGACGAGCTGTGCCGGTCGCTGGAGGGGCTGGTGAAGGAGGAGGCCGTCCGGCGGCGTACCGGAGTCGCGATGGCGGGCTCACTCGCCGAGGCCTTCTTCGCCCACGCGGCTGTCCTTGGCGAGGGGACGACCGACGGCGCGCTGCTCGACGGGTGTGCGGAGCGGAACGGGATCAACCTCGGCGCCGAGGGAATCACCTACGTCGACGTGACCGGCAGGGACAACCTCCTGCTCAGCCACGCGATCCTCTCGGCCATGGGCGTGCCCTGCCACGTCGTCTTCGACGGCGACGCCGGGATGGAGGAGCGCAAGCGCGAGTCGGTGCGGCACTTCGACGACGAGAAGCGTGCGGAGAAGGAGGCCGCGTTCGAGCAGCAGGCGCGCAAGATCTCGGGGAGCAACGCGGACCTCCTCGGGTACCTGGGAGAGTCCAGGTCTCCCTGGCCGGAGACCGGCTCGGCCGGCACGTACACGGTGTTCGCGGACAACCTGGAGACGTACCTCGGGGAGAGCTGGCCCTCCTGGGGCGAGCGGCAGCAGCAGCTGATCGCGACGGGCGAGGGCGTCTCGGACAAGAACGCGGCTACGTACCGGGAGGCGGCCCGCACCGCCGCGGCGGAGCCGCCGTACGTACTCCAGGCGATGCTGGAGAACGTCAGGGGGATGGTTCGCTGA
- a CDS encoding PIN-like domain-containing protein: MGYKDDPEGRTTGRGIFDCDGAHRTPLKSDYERVFQSGTIVLDTNVLLNLYRSNARTRQDTFAVLSKLRDRLWVPHQVLTEFWRNRELRSIRHHHSTRAKETSLALDKARRSAHDAVDRWVKDVRLKQDEGVTLRIDDGLKTLAEAIDGLREIIDAQAERDALLGTAETHSDPVLADLEPLLQGRIGEPLPTDEYDKAVQAAQKRADEEIPPGYEDFKTKSPERAAGDYLLWVQLLKEARNREGDVLLVTGDVKKDWWHPKDGDISARPRAELVVELREHAGVQLYMLTPAELLKWAEELLEGLDVDKDSVDDLEQLREADREETTAETGWTRQSLGIFVEHLRVRYPAHAKVIIAAAANGGFVDRATVYDLAGYPDDRRLKGFTRPISTVARELEDQGLLTGEESFLLHTIYGSPTEPSWATGFRIPDEAVPILLETFVEPGRPSQPPKGEGDPGDGPKPSETDR, from the coding sequence ATGGGGTACAAGGACGACCCGGAAGGCCGGACCACCGGACGTGGGATCTTCGACTGCGACGGGGCCCACCGCACCCCGCTCAAGAGCGACTACGAGCGGGTCTTCCAGTCCGGGACGATCGTCCTCGACACCAACGTGCTGCTCAACCTCTACCGCTCCAACGCCCGCACCCGGCAGGACACCTTCGCCGTCCTCTCCAAACTCCGCGACCGGCTCTGGGTCCCGCACCAGGTGCTCACCGAGTTCTGGCGCAATCGCGAACTCAGGTCGATCCGCCATCACCACAGCACCCGGGCGAAGGAGACCTCCCTCGCCCTCGACAAGGCGCGCAGGTCGGCGCACGACGCCGTCGACCGGTGGGTGAAGGACGTACGTCTCAAGCAGGACGAGGGCGTCACCCTGCGCATCGACGACGGGCTCAAGACGCTCGCCGAGGCGATCGACGGACTACGGGAGATCATCGACGCGCAGGCCGAGCGGGATGCTCTCCTGGGAACGGCCGAGACGCACAGCGACCCCGTACTGGCCGACCTGGAGCCGCTCCTGCAAGGCCGCATCGGGGAGCCGCTGCCGACCGACGAGTACGACAAGGCGGTCCAGGCGGCGCAGAAGCGAGCGGACGAGGAGATCCCGCCCGGGTACGAGGACTTCAAGACGAAGTCGCCGGAGCGCGCGGCCGGCGACTACCTCCTCTGGGTGCAGCTCCTCAAGGAGGCCCGGAACCGCGAAGGCGACGTCCTGCTCGTCACCGGTGACGTCAAGAAGGACTGGTGGCACCCGAAGGACGGCGACATCTCCGCCCGCCCTCGAGCCGAGCTGGTGGTGGAGCTGCGTGAGCACGCCGGTGTACAGCTCTACATGCTGACCCCCGCCGAGCTGCTCAAGTGGGCAGAGGAACTGCTCGAGGGACTCGACGTCGACAAGGACTCCGTCGACGACCTGGAGCAGCTGCGTGAGGCGGACCGCGAAGAGACGACGGCCGAGACCGGCTGGACCCGACAGTCCCTCGGAATCTTCGTCGAGCACCTGCGGGTGCGCTACCCGGCACACGCCAAGGTGATCATCGCCGCCGCGGCGAACGGCGGTTTCGTGGACAGGGCCACCGTGTACGACCTGGCGGGATATCCCGACGACCGGCGGCTCAAGGGCTTCACCCGCCCCATCAGCACCGTGGCGAGGGAGCTGGAGGACCAGGGGCTGCTGACGGGTGAGGAGTCCTTCCTGCTCCACACCATCTACGGTTCGCCCACGGAGCCCTCGTGGGCCACCGGGTTCCGGATCCCGGACGAGGCCGTGCCGATACTTCTGGAGACGTTCGTCGAGCCGGGACGGCCGTCGCAGCCTCCTAAGGGCGAGGGCGACCCCGGTGACGGTCCGAAGCCTTCGGAGACCGACCGGTAG
- a CDS encoding PglY protein has product MSTNELFLRDVIDIKEDVHAGDFKVELTGGFTETAARVAEYVVTDQLKLAFGKALGIVRASVRGGNSHAAYLHGSFGSGKSHFLTVLHAVLNNEPSARSKPRLQEVIAEHDEWLRGKRFLMVPYHLVGSTDLDSALLGGYVAEVRRLHPGAPTPAVYRADSMLADAAKLRNSIGHDAFVALLPSAGTDSGSSDGDLDDLDVIDGSGAAWTSGDLDAAFAAPAGDARRDRLVSALLTGPMSSYAEGARGDAQAFLPLENGLAVISRHAKSLGYDGLVLFLDELILWLQAHMSNREKVNSEVSKLVKLIESGDSARPVPIVSFISRQRDLSQLVGADVVGADVKNLEQQVEYLAGRFDVVSLEDRNLPEIIKERILKPKDEQARAALDGAFGAIESTSSQVKDVLLDAHGATHADWTDFRAVYPLSPALLNVLVALSGALQRERTGLKLLQEMLRRRRADFKLGELIPLGDLWDVLSDGTGEAFTDRLKNEAEAAHTFHTKVRAHLLEKYGSEENEKFIADDRFVKTLLLAALAPDVPALKRLTGGRIAALNHGSIRSRTVAPGSLVVTRLRELQAEFGEIRADGDQDPVFTLHLSDLDIEPLLDMVADEDRTGARRIWVKDQLWKALGLKDTGAFVCEHDIVWKGSRRTAEFVFENVRDTAQLPAEQFRPGVDGRVRFILDYPFDDGQHFPNDDAQRVELLRSEGLMAPTLVWLPSFFSEQKNAQLGRLIKINYLLERDRLDDYAGHLASDDRVRVRHQLAAQRDTLTSQLTATLAQLYGIAKVDENSVSAEVSEGKHILSLLPEYSRPQLQGGKSFMDNLQHLADGVFGALYPKHPDFDRAGDRKPVTPAELKTALTWITRAMDDGGRRIEVDSHHLKTVKKIVEPLELGQVHDGPLVLRNDWRARINQAVHQHRPGADDLSVEEIREWIAKDHGWTGLDKNVSSLIIATYALLDDRAWIFHGGSPLPQAPDLNDIGAGHGLRAQQLPTDEEYTTARERAAKIFGVAVQPTLFARNVNKLHTGVREKISQYEQAVYGVRTSLIRHAEALGLELDTSARASSAKDAADLLARLGRHHEATATVRELAGVSHATSDAVLATAITSAPEVLKALDDADWQLLDSVRGFAGRRDNVGERAERLIGEIAEAAAASEFERSLVPVLDSIRSKAVALVKDAARLAQVAEPVVPLPPVEPTPDDVRLTQHGTPPVSSTRSTPGPGASVGTGGAAGSRTVRLQPSHMENALSKAMDNLWDEILAYSAANPGMAVEITWQVVPPEESGPAGTEAQS; this is encoded by the coding sequence ATGTCCACGAATGAGCTCTTCCTGCGGGATGTCATCGACATCAAGGAAGACGTCCACGCCGGCGATTTCAAGGTGGAGCTCACCGGAGGCTTCACCGAGACCGCCGCCAGGGTCGCGGAATACGTGGTCACCGACCAGCTGAAGCTCGCCTTCGGCAAGGCCCTCGGCATCGTCCGCGCCTCCGTCCGGGGCGGGAACTCCCACGCCGCCTACCTCCACGGATCCTTCGGTTCGGGTAAGAGCCACTTCCTGACCGTCCTCCACGCCGTCCTCAACAACGAGCCGTCGGCACGCTCCAAGCCCCGGCTCCAGGAAGTCATCGCCGAACACGACGAGTGGCTTCGGGGCAAGCGGTTCCTGATGGTGCCGTACCACCTCGTCGGCTCCACCGACCTGGACTCGGCCCTGCTCGGCGGGTACGTCGCCGAGGTGCGGCGCCTGCACCCGGGCGCCCCCACCCCCGCCGTCTACCGTGCCGACTCGATGCTCGCCGACGCGGCGAAGCTCCGGAACAGCATCGGCCACGACGCTTTCGTGGCGCTGCTTCCCTCCGCCGGTACCGATTCCGGCAGCTCGGACGGTGACCTCGACGATCTCGACGTGATCGACGGCTCGGGCGCGGCCTGGACCTCCGGAGATCTGGACGCGGCCTTCGCCGCGCCCGCGGGCGACGCCCGGCGCGACCGGCTGGTGTCGGCGCTGCTGACCGGGCCGATGTCCTCCTACGCGGAGGGCGCCCGAGGCGACGCCCAGGCGTTCCTGCCGCTGGAGAACGGTCTCGCCGTCATCAGCCGGCACGCGAAGTCCCTCGGATACGACGGCCTCGTCCTCTTCCTCGACGAGCTGATCCTGTGGCTCCAGGCGCACATGTCGAACCGGGAGAAGGTGAACTCCGAGGTCAGCAAGCTGGTCAAGCTGATCGAGTCCGGTGACAGCGCCCGCCCCGTTCCCATCGTGTCCTTCATCTCCCGCCAGCGTGACCTCTCGCAGCTCGTCGGCGCGGACGTCGTCGGTGCCGACGTGAAGAACCTGGAGCAGCAGGTCGAGTACCTGGCCGGTCGCTTCGACGTCGTGAGTCTCGAGGACCGCAACCTCCCGGAGATCATCAAGGAGCGCATCCTCAAGCCCAAGGACGAGCAGGCCCGGGCGGCTCTGGACGGAGCTTTCGGAGCCATCGAGTCCACCAGCTCGCAGGTCAAGGACGTCCTCCTCGACGCGCACGGCGCCACCCATGCCGACTGGACGGACTTCCGGGCCGTTTACCCCCTCTCGCCCGCGCTCCTCAACGTCCTCGTGGCGCTGTCCGGCGCGCTCCAGCGCGAGCGGACGGGTCTCAAGCTGCTGCAGGAGATGCTGCGGCGCCGGCGCGCCGACTTCAAGCTGGGGGAACTGATCCCCCTCGGCGATCTGTGGGACGTGCTCTCCGACGGCACCGGAGAGGCGTTCACCGACCGCCTCAAGAACGAGGCCGAGGCTGCGCACACCTTCCACACCAAGGTGCGGGCCCACCTGCTGGAGAAGTACGGATCGGAGGAGAACGAGAAGTTCATCGCCGACGACCGCTTCGTCAAGACTCTGCTGCTCGCCGCGCTCGCCCCCGACGTACCCGCTCTCAAGCGGCTCACCGGCGGTCGGATCGCCGCGCTGAACCACGGCTCCATCCGCTCCCGCACCGTCGCTCCGGGCTCGCTGGTCGTGACGCGACTGCGGGAACTGCAGGCCGAGTTCGGCGAGATCCGGGCCGACGGCGATCAGGACCCCGTGTTCACCCTCCACCTGTCCGATCTGGACATCGAGCCGCTGCTCGACATGGTGGCCGACGAGGATCGCACGGGAGCCCGCCGCATCTGGGTCAAGGACCAGCTCTGGAAAGCGCTCGGGCTGAAGGACACCGGCGCCTTCGTCTGCGAGCACGACATCGTATGGAAGGGCAGCAGGCGGACAGCCGAATTCGTCTTCGAGAACGTCCGCGACACCGCGCAGCTGCCCGCCGAGCAGTTCCGCCCCGGCGTGGACGGCCGGGTGCGGTTCATCCTCGACTACCCCTTCGACGACGGTCAGCACTTCCCCAACGACGACGCGCAGCGGGTCGAGCTGCTGCGCTCCGAAGGGCTCATGGCGCCGACCCTCGTCTGGCTGCCGTCGTTCTTCTCCGAGCAGAAGAACGCCCAGCTGGGCCGCCTCATCAAGATCAATTACCTTCTCGAGCGCGACCGCCTCGACGACTACGCAGGACACCTCGCCTCCGACGACCGCGTCCGCGTCCGTCATCAGCTGGCCGCCCAACGCGACACCCTGACCTCGCAGCTGACCGCCACGCTCGCGCAGCTGTACGGCATCGCCAAGGTCGACGAGAACAGCGTGTCCGCGGAAGTCAGCGAGGGGAAGCACATCCTCTCGCTGCTGCCCGAGTACAGTCGGCCCCAGCTGCAGGGCGGCAAGTCCTTCATGGACAACCTGCAGCACTTGGCCGACGGAGTGTTCGGAGCCCTCTACCCCAAGCACCCCGACTTCGACCGGGCCGGCGACCGCAAGCCCGTCACCCCCGCCGAGCTGAAGACCGCGCTGACCTGGATCACCCGGGCCATGGACGACGGCGGCCGACGCATCGAGGTCGACAGCCACCACCTCAAGACCGTCAAGAAGATCGTCGAGCCGCTCGAGCTCGGTCAGGTCCACGACGGTCCGCTGGTCCTCCGCAACGACTGGCGCGCACGGATCAACCAGGCCGTCCACCAGCACCGTCCCGGTGCCGATGACCTGTCCGTCGAGGAGATCCGCGAGTGGATCGCCAAGGACCACGGCTGGACCGGCCTCGATAAGAACGTCAGCAGTCTGATCATCGCCACGTACGCGCTTCTCGACGACCGTGCCTGGATTTTCCACGGCGGCAGCCCCCTGCCGCAGGCGCCCGACCTGAACGACATCGGGGCGGGCCACGGCCTGCGCGCACAGCAGCTGCCCACGGACGAGGAGTACACGACCGCCAGGGAAAGGGCCGCCAAGATCTTCGGAGTGGCGGTCCAGCCCACCCTCTTCGCGCGGAACGTGAACAAGCTGCACACCGGCGTACGGGAAAAGATCAGCCAGTACGAGCAGGCGGTCTACGGGGTCAGGACGTCTTTGATCCGGCATGCGGAAGCCCTGGGGCTGGAGTTGGACACCAGCGCACGGGCGTCGTCCGCGAAGGACGCCGCGGATCTCCTCGCTCGCCTGGGGCGTCACCACGAAGCGACCGCAACGGTCAGGGAACTGGCCGGTGTCTCGCATGCCACATCGGACGCGGTGCTGGCCACGGCCATCACGTCCGCCCCCGAGGTGCTCAAGGCGCTTGACGATGCCGACTGGCAGCTTCTCGATAGCGTCCGTGGCTTCGCCGGGCGGCGGGACAACGTCGGTGAGCGGGCCGAGCGGTTGATCGGGGAGATCGCCGAGGCCGCCGCCGCGAGTGAATTCGAACGCTCGCTGGTCCCGGTGCTGGACTCCATCCGCAGCAAGGCCGTCGCCCTGGTCAAGGACGCCGCTCGGCTGGCTCAGGTGGCGGAACCGGTGGTACCGCTGCCGCCTGTCGAGCCGACCCCGGACGATGTCCGCCTCACCCAGCACGGCACACCGCCCGTATCGTCCACACGCTCGACGCCGGGGCCCGGCGCGTCCGTGGGCACGGGGGGTGCGGCGGGCTCCCGGACCGTACGCCTGCAGCCGAGCCACATGGAGAACGCCCTGAGCAAGGCGATGGACAACCTTTGGGACGAGATCCTCGCCTACTCCGCCGCCAACCCCGGGATGGCGGTCGAGATCACCTGGCAGGTCGTGCCGCCGGAGGAGAGCGGACCCGCAGGCACCGAGGCGCAGTCCTGA